The following proteins are co-located in the Psilocybe cubensis strain MGC-MH-2018 chromosome 5, whole genome shotgun sequence genome:
- a CDS encoding Oxidase ucsJ — translation MDVAGYIGGSVLASLLKHPLSDTFRLTILVRDAAKASQFRMMGIHTVVGSHSDLQLLEDTAADADLADADDEGAAKAILRGLKRRFEKTGKVPSLIHTHEFIVSVQGVLVDDAQGMKATDVIYSDLNIEQMESIPITQPHRSVDLAIVDADKEGYVRTYIVLPSTIYGIATGPLVDAGLQNAHSQQIPQLVELSLDRGQAGMVGLGKNIWPNVHIHDVVDLYVVLIDSIVPHRSDTHSHPHRAITPHPDLAHGPSGFYFGENGEHTLYDVGLAIGKVMVSLGKSKDANPTPFTEEETKKYFPNGTMMGTNSRCRADRGRELGWKPKKTTKDMLASIKAEFKH, via the exons ATGGATGTTGCAGGTTATATCGGGGGCAGCGTTCTCGCCTCCCTGTTAAAGCACCCCCTGTCAGACACATTCCGCCTCACAATTCTCGTTAGGGATGCAGCGAAGGCATCCCAGTTCCGGATGATGGGCATCCATACCGTCGTTGGCTCACACTCTGACCTGCAACTGCTCGAGGATACGGCGGCGGATGCGgatctc GCTGATGCGGATGACGAAGGTGCGGCAAAGGCAATCTTGCGGGGCCTCAAGAGACGGTTTGAAAAGACGGGAAAAGTACCATCGCTCATTCATACC CACGAATTTATCGTTAGCGTCCAAGGTGTATTGGTAGACGACGCACAAGGAATGAAGGCAACCGACGTGATATACTCCGACCTCAACATCGAGCAAATGGAGTCCATACCTATAACTCAGCCTCACCGTTCTGTCGATTTGGCTATAGTTGACGCAGACAAGGAAG GCTACGTGAGAACATATATTGTGCTTCCGAGTACTATCTACGGAATTGCCACAGGCCCGCTTGTAGACGCCGGCCTTCAGAACGCACACTCGCAACAGATTCCTCAGCTTGTAGAATTGAGTCTTGACCGCGGACAGGCGGGCATGGTTGGCCTAGGAAAGAACATTTGGCCCAATGTCCATATTCACGACG TTGTCGACCTCTACGTCGTACTCATCGACAGCATCGTGCCTCACAGAAGTGACACCCATTCTCACCCACACCGCGCAATAACCCCGCATCCCGACCTGGCACATGGCCCATCTGGTTTCTACTTTGGCGAGAACGGGGAGCATACGCTCTACGATGTCGGTTTGGCCATTGGAAAGGTCATGGTATCCCTTGGAAAAAGTAAAGACGCGAATCCAACTCCATTCACCGAGGAAGAGACCAAGAAATATTTCCCTAATGGCACTATGATGGGAACGAACTCCCGTTGCAGAGCAGACAGAGGCCGGGAGCTTGGATGGAAGCCCAAGAAGACCACGAAGGATATGTTGGCGAGTATCAAGGCTGAATTTAAACACTGA